Proteins encoded together in one Calditrichota bacterium window:
- a CDS encoding DDE-type integrase/transposase/recombinase produces the protein MRLVDTAALSVRRCLKRLKLPKSTYYRWQSRGTLADHSSAPRRVWNKLLEEEESTIIANALLDGDLSPRQLAFRITDDGGFSVSESTVYRILKRNGLARELPQIIPAAKEYHRKTSRVNELWQTDLTELMLPDWGTHPLGSVVDDFSRFSIVFRRLRNSKGDTVQELIAQAIAETGMEEVPRHERVQLLSDNGACYKWGAFNTYLKSLGIRHIFSMRNHPQTNGKVERLNRTAKEKLQLIVHASPEAFDRALEEFRHWYNYEHYHKGIGNLHPADVYYGRAEAILKQRQLLKEQTKKARKQANLNPNQKPRRKRNLRTKSLH, from the coding sequence TTGCGTCTGGTGGACACTGCGGCGCTGTCGGTCCGCCGTTGCTTGAAGCGTTTGAAGCTTCCCAAGAGCACGTATTACCGTTGGCAAAGCCGGGGCACACTCGCAGACCACTCTTCGGCGCCGCGCCGTGTCTGGAACAAGCTGCTCGAAGAGGAAGAGAGCACGATCATCGCGAACGCTTTGCTGGACGGCGATCTGTCACCGCGCCAACTGGCGTTCAGGATTACCGATGACGGCGGGTTCAGTGTCAGCGAGAGCACGGTCTATCGCATTCTGAAGCGCAATGGATTAGCGCGGGAGTTGCCGCAGATCATCCCAGCGGCGAAAGAGTATCACCGCAAGACGTCACGGGTGAATGAACTGTGGCAGACCGATCTGACGGAGCTGATGTTGCCCGACTGGGGCACGCATCCGTTGGGCAGTGTGGTGGATGACTTCAGCAGGTTCTCGATCGTGTTCCGGCGCTTGCGCAACTCGAAAGGTGATACGGTGCAGGAGCTGATCGCGCAGGCGATTGCCGAGACCGGGATGGAAGAAGTGCCGCGTCATGAGCGCGTGCAACTACTGAGCGACAACGGCGCTTGCTACAAATGGGGCGCGTTCAACACCTACTTGAAGAGTCTGGGGATCCGGCACATCTTTTCGATGCGCAACCATCCCCAGACCAACGGCAAGGTCGAACGTCTGAACCGCACGGCCAAGGAAAAGCTACAGCTGATCGTGCATGCGTCACCGGAGGCGTTCGACCGCGCGCTGGAGGAGTTCCGGCACTGGTACAACTATGAACACTACCACAAAGGTATCGGCAATCTGCATCCCGCCGACGTCTACTACGGCCGGGCCGAAGCCATCCTCAAACAGCGCCAACTGCTCAAAGAACAAACAAAAAAGGCCCGTAAACAGGCCAATCTAAATCCTAACCAAAAACCACGAAGGAAACGTAACTTACGAACCAAATCCCTCCATTAA
- a CDS encoding T9SS type A sorting domain-containing protein produces MKLKMILMAMALFAVASVSQAQFNAILLNFTPLTDQCDFGGNCLSHGCDAVIYWDANANGPDELDSPVAVGAGFGQANFNTIDMGTGEDLLGLCGGFATDPAFTISTTTPQPSLYYVVVECGGVRWTSAVFTVLNGLNEYEVGGWQCVPVGPTCNEPTEVLITTAGGRDFPVPYYQCIGMCENAPVTICLGPLREIERPHARLFEGCSPTNSGCDVDCPGAQYLYDDASWVYNPSTEQWCNVITPLSEGCVCFCLDYIEGVVDVNLTAEARDHSVEVAWTVGAGADVASYEVLRRMVGHEFESLTTVDATNVTSYTYVDAGAVNGTSYEYTLNLIDANSNVTELGTIVSATPSASAAVITEYALHQNYPNPFNPSTNLVYDVVAENHVDLTVYNAMGQEVATLVNGTVGAGRHTVSFDASNLTSGLYFYTVKIGNEFTATKKMLLVK; encoded by the coding sequence ATGAAATTGAAAATGATTTTGATGGCGATGGCCCTTTTCGCGGTGGCGAGTGTAAGCCAGGCGCAGTTCAACGCGATTTTGTTGAACTTCACGCCGTTGACGGATCAGTGTGATTTTGGCGGCAACTGTTTGAGCCACGGCTGCGACGCTGTGATTTATTGGGACGCGAATGCGAACGGTCCGGATGAATTGGACAGCCCGGTTGCGGTGGGTGCTGGTTTCGGCCAAGCGAATTTCAACACGATCGACATGGGCACTGGCGAAGACCTGTTGGGTCTGTGCGGTGGCTTTGCGACGGACCCGGCGTTCACGATTAGCACGACGACTCCCCAGCCGTCGCTGTACTATGTCGTGGTCGAGTGTGGCGGCGTTCGTTGGACGTCGGCAGTGTTCACGGTTTTGAATGGTTTGAATGAGTATGAAGTGGGTGGTTGGCAGTGTGTGCCGGTAGGCCCGACCTGCAACGAGCCGACGGAAGTTTTGATTACGACGGCTGGCGGTCGTGACTTCCCGGTTCCTTACTATCAGTGCATCGGCATGTGCGAAAACGCTCCCGTGACGATCTGCCTTGGACCGCTGCGTGAGATCGAGCGTCCGCATGCTCGTTTGTTCGAAGGCTGCTCGCCGACGAACTCGGGTTGCGACGTGGATTGCCCGGGCGCCCAGTACCTGTATGACGACGCTTCTTGGGTTTACAATCCGAGCACTGAGCAATGGTGCAACGTGATTACCCCGTTGAGCGAAGGCTGCGTTTGCTTCTGCCTCGACTACATCGAAGGCGTTGTGGACGTGAACCTGACGGCGGAAGCCCGTGATCATTCGGTTGAAGTGGCTTGGACCGTCGGCGCTGGCGCGGACGTGGCGAGCTATGAAGTTCTGCGCCGCATGGTTGGTCATGAGTTTGAGTCTCTGACGACGGTGGACGCGACGAACGTCACGAGCTACACGTATGTGGACGCTGGCGCTGTGAACGGCACGTCTTATGAGTACACGCTGAACCTGATCGACGCGAACAGCAACGTGACGGAACTGGGCACGATCGTTTCGGCTACGCCGAGCGCGAGCGCTGCAGTGATCACGGAATATGCTCTGCATCAGAACTACCCGAACCCGTTCAACCCGAGCACGAACTTGGTGTATGACGTGGTTGCGGAAAACCATGTTGACCTGACGGTTTACAACGCGATGGGTCAAGAAGTTGCGACGTTGGTGAACGGCACGGTTGGCGCCGGTCGTCACACTGTTTCGTTCGACGCTTCGAACCTGACCAGCGGTTTGTACTTCTACACGGTGAAGATCGGCAACGAGTTCACCGCCACGAAGAAGATGCTGCTTGTCAAGTAA
- a CDS encoding response regulator — protein MNKVLIIDDDPSIRQMLCRMLEREGYEVDTASNGREGVIKYRANPSEIVITDIIMPEQEGIETIRQLKSENKDCRIIAISGGGRIGPSDYLCMAKLIGASCTISKPFDRAQLLAALKEVLN, from the coding sequence ATGAACAAAGTCCTCATAATTGACGATGACCCAAGTATCCGGCAGATGTTGTGCAGAATGCTGGAACGCGAAGGTTACGAAGTCGACACAGCTTCTAATGGACGGGAAGGTGTGATAAAATACCGGGCAAACCCCTCCGAAATCGTGATCACCGATATCATCATGCCCGAGCAGGAAGGGATTGAAACGATTCGCCAGCTCAAGTCCGAAAACAAGGACTGCCGGATCATTGCAATTTCCGGGGGCGGGCGAATTGGACCCTCTGACTATTTATGTATGGCTAAGCTCATCGGCGCCTCGTGTACCATTAGCAAACCGTTTGACCGGGCGCAGTTGCTGGCCGCCCTCAAAGAAGTACTCAACTGA
- a CDS encoding PAS domain S-box protein: MTSTALLAFTQVASAANFFAASDWSAYWPAALGLLVVAAIAVWSIVSFRRAQTPAKPGDGLEWRSLAENIAENVFLIKNTGEIVYANREFARNEGSPTNFEELVDERDLVRWRTFVASHESGPPNCAADVFRVSSDQRPAYWDIRMTPIDAATQGADYLITAKDVSDARQKDVTKDVLYKITVSAAQSESLYDFALRLDRQLNRLVDTSNLSLTLYDKETGLYTDILRKHLSQPVSESYKAQDLSGGLTDYVRMTGKHMLVNNVNREQVRTEGNLRTIGDRAACWLGIPLRTKDEVLGVLVLQSYEDSERFTESDASLLSIVAGSIARALERRKAQVELIKRESELRLFTNRLPAIMWSVDEHSRFTYVTGAALNAMGVFPGQLIGKPMQEVFTCHNAESGDRPELSNVVQPVSFRFDLGDRIFEAFTDPLRDEEGKITGATGVALDVTESLHADKVAQRFFDISADSFVILSPQGDFISGNNAYLDATGYELEERIGRPSLDIVHPDDKHILQDAFSRLLQNEPVIALDLRVVCKDGNIRNFIWNAVLGPEDGLIYASGKDVTERLEYKETLRERQEQLRLFIKHSPAALAMFDTDMNYIVVSERWCQDYRLADSDLVGRNHYDIFPEIGNEWREIHRRCMNGATESCSKEEFPRADGSTDWVRWQIKPWYRGDGDIGGIVMFTEVITNEVVAEMELEQTRGLARQIVDSSLDAVVAIDSAGLVTEWNPQAERVFGYARDEAIGEMLHDLIMPEAFVQSHRNGMRMFSESGHGHVLNRLLQLPAKHKDGYEFQVELAVCPIKVGTETHFSSFIRDITDRLTREHELNLSRTKLKEAQRIAKLGFWEFDVAANEVILSEEKLKICGREETQMPITSETLISFVHSDDRQIFYESIQQLFQGKSQFAYRYRIVRPSGEVRYVFSQGEAERDENGAPLRVFGTTLDVTEQVLAEARLRESERRLALALDGSSDGFWDWNVVSGDCYFSPRIIEWLEYEPSVFEHHISLWERHIDPDSLTNFNRAYEEHVATRSTHYEIEERIRTSKGNWIWVLSRGKVVEWNEDGTPLRAAGTWTNITERKLVEARASQLGRILDNSMNEVYIIEPETWKILEANERARSNTGYSLEELRDLTLASLVEGWKESGFRELISPLSSSSTEAVTGSGAHVRKDGSTYQFETSIQMMDWNDRSVFVSIGSDITEKLKAEQEFQELQNRIRHNQRLETIGTLAGGIAHDFNNILTPILGYADIAANELEPSSPGREDIEHVINAAYRAKGLVQQILAFSRHDEQARHPLKLDLVVKEVARLLVASTPRNCEFIQNIENVGATLSDPTLINQVVMNLCTNAFHAIEESGGAVELKLSMRELTSPETLNNCRLAEGKYAVLTVKDTGAGMDESTRSRMFEPFFTTKNVGHGTGLGLSVVHGIVTSHGGAIEVCSEPGKGTSVSVYFPLIDSEVQMDSSAGRSEGFGSEHVLLCDDDDTILLLGKQMLEAFGYQVTATSDPVEALVQLAQVETPVAAVIVDDVMPILSGVDVARAAHDFEPGLPVVLLSAGPQMDGDADEFAAILSKPVSSGELARHVRKCIDNKNKMIHNEQSPHN, from the coding sequence ATGACAAGCACGGCACTTCTCGCCTTCACGCAAGTCGCGTCCGCCGCAAATTTCTTTGCGGCCAGCGATTGGTCGGCCTATTGGCCCGCGGCTTTGGGGCTGCTTGTCGTCGCAGCAATTGCGGTGTGGAGCATTGTGAGTTTTCGCCGTGCCCAGACTCCGGCCAAGCCCGGCGACGGACTGGAGTGGCGGTCGTTGGCTGAAAACATCGCCGAGAATGTTTTTCTGATCAAGAACACGGGCGAAATTGTTTACGCGAACAGGGAGTTTGCGCGCAACGAAGGCAGTCCCACGAACTTCGAAGAATTGGTTGACGAAAGAGACCTCGTCCGATGGCGGACCTTTGTGGCATCGCACGAATCGGGCCCGCCCAATTGTGCTGCGGACGTTTTTCGTGTTTCGAGCGACCAACGACCCGCATATTGGGACATTCGCATGACGCCTATCGACGCCGCAACACAAGGTGCGGACTACCTGATTACGGCGAAGGACGTGAGCGATGCGCGCCAGAAGGACGTCACGAAAGATGTTCTCTACAAGATCACCGTCTCTGCCGCGCAGTCTGAATCACTTTATGATTTCGCTCTGCGGCTCGATCGGCAACTCAATCGACTGGTCGATACGAGTAATCTTAGCCTGACACTCTACGACAAAGAAACCGGACTGTACACGGACATTCTCCGAAAACACCTTTCACAGCCCGTTAGCGAGTCCTATAAGGCACAGGATTTATCCGGTGGATTAACCGATTACGTCCGCATGACGGGCAAGCACATGCTGGTGAACAATGTCAACCGTGAACAAGTCAGGACTGAAGGCAACTTGCGCACGATCGGAGACCGCGCAGCCTGTTGGCTCGGTATTCCGCTGCGCACGAAAGACGAGGTTCTGGGTGTTCTGGTGCTCCAATCCTATGAAGATTCCGAGCGCTTTACAGAGTCCGACGCCTCCTTGCTTTCAATCGTGGCAGGTTCGATTGCGCGGGCACTGGAGCGCAGAAAAGCGCAGGTAGAACTTATCAAGCGCGAGTCGGAGCTCCGGCTGTTCACGAACCGATTGCCGGCAATTATGTGGTCCGTTGACGAACACTCAAGATTTACCTACGTCACCGGAGCCGCGCTGAACGCCATGGGAGTATTTCCTGGGCAGTTGATCGGCAAGCCCATGCAGGAGGTCTTTACTTGCCACAACGCCGAGAGCGGCGACCGTCCCGAACTGTCCAACGTCGTGCAACCCGTTTCATTCCGGTTCGACTTAGGTGACCGAATCTTTGAGGCATTTACCGATCCGCTGCGCGACGAAGAGGGGAAGATTACCGGCGCAACCGGCGTCGCTTTGGATGTGACCGAAAGCCTCCACGCCGACAAGGTTGCGCAGCGCTTTTTCGACATCTCTGCGGATTCCTTTGTCATTTTGAGCCCTCAAGGGGATTTCATCAGCGGCAACAACGCGTATCTCGATGCTACCGGCTATGAGCTCGAAGAAAGAATCGGACGACCCTCGCTCGACATTGTCCATCCAGACGACAAACACATTTTGCAGGATGCGTTTAGCAGGCTCTTGCAAAATGAGCCAGTCATTGCTCTGGATTTGCGAGTAGTCTGCAAAGACGGCAACATTCGCAACTTTATTTGGAATGCTGTGCTTGGCCCGGAAGACGGGCTGATCTATGCCAGCGGCAAAGATGTTACGGAACGGCTCGAATATAAAGAAACGCTGCGCGAACGTCAAGAGCAGCTTAGATTGTTTATCAAACATTCGCCGGCTGCACTTGCGATGTTTGACACGGATATGAACTACATCGTCGTAAGCGAGCGTTGGTGCCAAGACTACCGTTTGGCGGATAGTGACTTAGTCGGCAGAAATCATTACGACATATTTCCCGAAATCGGCAATGAATGGAGAGAAATTCACCGCCGCTGTATGAACGGTGCGACGGAGTCTTGTTCAAAAGAAGAGTTTCCACGTGCTGATGGGTCAACGGATTGGGTTCGCTGGCAAATCAAACCGTGGTACCGGGGCGATGGGGATATCGGCGGGATCGTGATGTTCACCGAAGTCATCACAAATGAAGTCGTCGCCGAAATGGAGCTTGAACAAACCCGCGGGTTGGCCCGGCAAATCGTGGATTCTTCCCTCGATGCCGTCGTTGCGATTGACTCCGCGGGGCTTGTTACGGAATGGAATCCACAAGCAGAACGTGTTTTCGGCTACGCTCGCGACGAGGCTATTGGAGAAATGCTCCATGATCTCATCATGCCCGAGGCCTTCGTTCAGTCCCACCGAAATGGAATGCGAATGTTTTCCGAGTCCGGACACGGCCACGTCTTGAACCGCCTGCTGCAATTACCTGCAAAACACAAGGACGGATACGAATTTCAAGTTGAACTTGCTGTCTGCCCAATCAAAGTCGGCACAGAGACTCACTTCTCCAGTTTTATCCGCGATATTACCGACAGGCTCACTCGCGAACATGAGCTGAACCTAAGCCGCACCAAGCTGAAAGAGGCTCAACGGATCGCAAAACTCGGATTCTGGGAATTTGATGTTGCCGCCAACGAGGTCATTCTTAGTGAAGAGAAACTTAAGATCTGCGGACGTGAAGAGACTCAGATGCCCATTACGTCCGAGACTCTCATTTCGTTCGTACATTCGGACGATCGTCAAATCTTTTACGAAAGTATCCAGCAGCTGTTTCAAGGAAAAAGTCAATTCGCGTACCGATACCGTATCGTCCGCCCCTCGGGTGAGGTTCGGTATGTGTTCAGTCAAGGCGAGGCAGAGCGGGACGAGAACGGTGCACCGCTCAGAGTATTCGGCACCACGCTCGACGTAACGGAACAAGTACTTGCCGAAGCCAGACTGCGTGAGAGCGAAAGACGGCTTGCGCTCGCTCTCGACGGATCATCGGACGGATTCTGGGATTGGAACGTCGTCTCCGGCGATTGTTATTTCAGCCCGAGAATCATCGAGTGGCTCGAGTACGAACCCTCTGTCTTTGAACATCATATAAGTCTGTGGGAACGGCATATTGACCCCGATAGCCTGACGAATTTCAACCGTGCTTACGAGGAGCACGTTGCGACCCGCTCGACGCACTATGAAATTGAAGAGCGTATCCGCACCTCAAAAGGAAATTGGATCTGGGTGCTGTCACGAGGCAAAGTTGTAGAGTGGAATGAAGACGGTACGCCGCTTCGAGCCGCCGGAACATGGACGAACATTACCGAACGCAAACTTGTCGAAGCGCGGGCTTCCCAACTGGGTCGAATTCTGGACAACTCGATGAACGAAGTTTACATCATCGAACCGGAAACTTGGAAAATTCTCGAAGCAAATGAACGCGCACGTTCGAACACAGGCTATTCGCTTGAAGAGCTAAGAGATTTGACTTTGGCGTCCCTTGTGGAAGGCTGGAAAGAAAGCGGATTCCGCGAATTGATTAGCCCGCTTTCAAGTTCCTCGACTGAAGCCGTTACGGGTTCGGGAGCGCACGTACGCAAGGACGGGTCGACGTATCAGTTCGAAACTTCAATCCAAATGATGGACTGGAATGACCGCTCTGTCTTTGTATCCATTGGATCGGATATTACCGAAAAACTCAAGGCCGAGCAGGAATTCCAAGAATTGCAGAATCGCATCCGGCACAATCAAAGGCTGGAAACGATTGGAACCTTGGCCGGAGGCATCGCACATGATTTCAACAATATCCTGACTCCGATTTTGGGCTATGCCGACATCGCTGCCAACGAATTGGAGCCGAGTTCGCCCGGACGGGAAGATATCGAACATGTCATCAATGCCGCATATAGAGCAAAAGGGCTGGTTCAACAAATTCTCGCGTTCAGCCGGCATGACGAACAAGCAAGGCACCCCTTGAAACTGGATTTGGTTGTCAAAGAAGTCGCGCGTCTGCTTGTGGCCAGTACTCCGCGAAACTGCGAGTTCATTCAAAATATTGAAAACGTCGGCGCGACGTTGTCCGACCCGACCTTGATCAACCAAGTCGTCATGAATCTGTGTACAAATGCGTTTCATGCGATCGAAGAATCAGGTGGAGCCGTTGAGCTGAAACTGTCTATGCGTGAGCTGACCTCACCGGAAACGCTGAACAATTGCCGTTTGGCCGAAGGAAAATATGCCGTACTGACCGTGAAAGACACAGGTGCGGGAATGGACGAATCGACAAGATCGCGGATGTTCGAACCGTTCTTCACAACCAAAAACGTCGGCCATGGCACAGGCTTAGGTCTCTCCGTGGTCCACGGCATCGTCACTTCACATGGTGGTGCAATCGAAGTCTGCTCCGAGCCCGGAAAAGGAACGTCGGTGTCGGTGTATTTTCCGCTCATTGACTCTGAAGTGCAAATGGACTCCAGTGCAGGCCGATCTGAAGGTTTTGGATCGGAACACGTCCTGTTGTGTGACGACGACGACACCATACTATTGCTGGGCAAACAAATGCTGGAAGCCTTCGGCTATCAAGTTACGGCGACATCAGACCCTGTCGAGGCGTTAGTTCAGCTTGCGCAAGTTGAGACCCCTGTCGCCGCTGTTATTGTCGACGACGTCATGCCTATTCTCTCTGGTGTCGATGTCGCCCGCGCGGCACATGACTTCGAGCCCGGACTGCCCGTTGTCCTCTTATCCGCCGGCCCGCAGATGGACGGCGATGCTGACGAATTTGCGGCAATCTTGTCAAAGCCTGTAAGTTCCGGGGAACTCGCAAGGCATGTTAGAAAGTGTATTGACAACAAAAATAAGATGATTCATAATGAACAAAGTCCTCATAATTGA
- a CDS encoding T9SS type A sorting domain-containing protein yields MKKMFLLLLCLGLSTTAFAQFNAILINTTPLTHDCFGDLEAISHGYFATIVWDQNDNGPDPSDLPPIVGSGFGQCNFNQIDMGTGEDLLGIPGGFATDPAFTISTTTPMPSRYYVVVDGPLARWTSAVFTIENGLNEYEVSGWVCNGEEFFCDEPTEYYFETTNGVDYWADGPHFRCLPLCANTPVQICYGPLGADVIPYASVSSGCSIANSGCDVICVPAEFTFDNNAWVYDEANSLWCNSISPGETDGCICLEDSFSVVIPPCDEPTYYYYETVGGIDYWADGPHFTCVPLCANTPVQICYGPLGADVIPFAEVRSGCSFGIEGCSSECPPAEFTFDNNAWVYDEANSLWCNSISPGETDGCICLEDSFSVVIPPCDEPTYYYYETVGGIDYWADGPHFTCVPLCANTPVQICYGPLGQDVIPYAAVSSGCLSGETGCNTECPPATFNFNNNSWTYDEANSLWCNWIVPGNADGCVCLEDSFSAAPPCDEPTYIYFETVGGIDYWADGPHSTCISLCANTPVQICYGPLDPDVFLFVNVAPGCSWGVDGCSTECPPASAIFRNDAWTYDDLTGYWCNWIYPGYLSGCICLEDGFDYTIGFVESYFEAQPRDHAVLIEWGTASESEIDYFRLLRDGQLVYTVAGTNTSVGSTYSYLDETVVNGRTYTYSIEVVSIGGEVRTWTTIAEATPSSSTAVVTEHALLQNYPNPFNSVTNFVFDVVEQNPVVLNIYNLNGELVAQPVDGIFSVGRHTVSFDANDLATGLYFYTVKIGNEFTATKKMLLVK; encoded by the coding sequence ATGAAGAAGATGTTTCTTTTGCTTTTGTGCCTCGGACTTTCGACAACTGCCTTTGCGCAGTTCAACGCGATACTAATCAACACAACACCGCTGACCCATGACTGTTTCGGGGATCTTGAGGCCATAAGTCATGGCTATTTTGCCACCATTGTTTGGGACCAAAACGACAATGGTCCAGACCCATCCGATCTTCCGCCCATAGTCGGATCGGGTTTTGGTCAATGCAACTTCAACCAAATCGACATGGGTACAGGCGAGGACCTGCTGGGAATCCCCGGCGGTTTTGCCACAGATCCTGCCTTTACGATTAGCACAACGACTCCGATGCCTTCAAGATACTACGTTGTTGTGGATGGCCCGCTCGCTCGTTGGACTTCTGCAGTATTCACAATAGAAAACGGCCTAAACGAATACGAAGTCAGCGGCTGGGTGTGCAATGGAGAAGAGTTCTTTTGCGATGAACCTACTGAATACTACTTCGAAACTACCAATGGTGTAGACTACTGGGCAGACGGGCCGCACTTCAGGTGTCTTCCCCTTTGTGCGAATACTCCCGTTCAGATTTGTTACGGTCCGTTGGGCGCAGATGTTATCCCCTATGCATCGGTGAGTTCTGGTTGCTCGATTGCAAACAGCGGATGTGACGTTATATGCGTGCCCGCCGAGTTCACTTTCGACAACAATGCTTGGGTTTATGACGAAGCTAACAGTCTTTGGTGCAACTCGATTAGTCCGGGCGAAACAGACGGCTGCATTTGCTTGGAAGACTCTTTTAGTGTCGTGATTCCACCTTGCGATGAACCCACGTATTACTACTACGAAACCGTTGGCGGAATCGACTATTGGGCGGACGGACCGCACTTCACGTGTGTTCCCCTTTGTGCAAATACACCCGTTCAGATTTGCTACGGTCCGTTGGGCGCAGATGTGATCCCATTTGCCGAAGTACGCTCTGGCTGCTCCTTTGGAATTGAAGGATGCAGTAGTGAGTGCCCGCCCGCCGAGTTCACTTTCGACAACAATGCTTGGGTTTATGACGAAGCTAACAGTCTTTGGTGCAACTCGATTAGTCCGGGCGAAACAGACGGCTGCATTTGCTTGGAAGACTCTTTTAGTGTCGTGATTCCACCTTGCGATGAACCCACGTATTACTACTACGAAACCGTTGGCGGAATCGACTATTGGGCGGACGGACCGCACTTCACGTGTGTTCCCCTTTGTGCAAATACACCTGTTCAGATTTGCTACGGTCCGCTGGGACAAGATGTGATCCCTTATGCGGCGGTGAGTTCAGGATGTTTGAGTGGAGAAACGGGATGCAACACTGAATGCCCGCCTGCAACTTTCAATTTCAATAACAATTCGTGGACCTACGACGAAGCAAATAGCCTTTGGTGCAATTGGATTGTTCCGGGCAACGCGGACGGCTGTGTCTGTTTGGAAGACTCCTTTAGCGCCGCTCCTCCTTGCGACGAGCCCACGTACATTTACTTTGAAACGGTCGGCGGAATCGACTACTGGGCAGATGGGCCGCACTCTACTTGTATTTCACTTTGCGCAAATACCCCTGTGCAAATTTGTTACGGTCCGCTTGATCCAGACGTGTTCTTGTTTGTCAATGTAGCTCCGGGTTGCTCATGGGGAGTTGACGGATGCAGCACAGAATGCCCACCGGCATCGGCAATTTTCAGGAATGATGCATGGACTTATGACGACTTGACGGGCTATTGGTGCAACTGGATTTATCCGGGATACCTGAGTGGGTGCATATGCTTGGAAGACGGCTTTGACTACACTATCGGCTTCGTTGAGTCGTACTTTGAGGCTCAGCCGCGCGACCATGCTGTGCTGATCGAATGGGGAACAGCTTCCGAGTCTGAGATTGACTATTTCAGATTGCTCCGTGACGGTCAACTCGTTTACACTGTTGCGGGAACCAATACTTCCGTCGGCTCGACCTATTCCTATCTGGACGAAACGGTCGTGAACGGACGGACCTATACGTACAGCATAGAAGTTGTAAGTATCGGCGGGGAAGTCAGAACGTGGACAACGATCGCTGAAGCGACACCGTCCTCTTCGACCGCAGTCGTCACAGAACACGCCCTTCTTCAAAACTACCCCAACCCGTTCAACTCCGTGACGAATTTCGTCTTCGATGTTGTGGAGCAGAATCCCGTCGTCCTCAACATCTACAATCTGAACGGAGAGCTGGTTGCGCAGCCTGTTGACGGCATATTTTCGGTTGGCCGCCATACGGTATCTTTCGATGCCAATGATCTTGCGACAGGTTTGTACTTCTACACGGTGAAGATCGGCAACGAGTTCACCGCCACGAAGAAGATGCTGCTCGTCAAGTAA